Within Diabrotica virgifera virgifera chromosome 7, PGI_DIABVI_V3a, the genomic segment aagaaaaataattaatagcacaagtgacagtgacacaaaacagctgtttgccatttaattgtgaatctgctgacgctttcagtttccgttctcgttcccgtttccgttcccgttcccggtcaattgtgcagccgcctATACACCTGTTGCCGTTTTGACTTAATGTTTTTATTGACCACGAAAAATATTTGCTTTCAaggaaaaaatagatttttgggcAAATTGTATGCGCTCTAACGAGTTTGATCGTTTCCCAAAAACTCTTTTTGGAACAATCCTTCTTCTAAAAATCTCTTTAAAAGAAGAAGGGGTTAAAATGTCAGAGGCATTTATTGAAGAAATGATTCATATTGAAACAAACCAGGGGTTCCACAATAAAAGTGACTACTAAAAAGGGttctatttatcaaaaatattaagaaaccCTGCTGTACACCAACGACTAAAAACGCAAATAAAAGCCACAACTAGGTATTTTCAATACATGTATTGTACATAAATGTGggcacatattaaaaaaaaaagtctcAACGCAACAAATAGTAGGTACATAACAAAAACATAAAGATTTAGCAATAAATTTAGCTGTTGACTGCGCCACGAGCAGTCGACAGATCTTCTAAGAGTACTTCCTAGTAAAATCCATGATTCGACTGCGGTAGGAAGTCAACTTCTCAAGTAGTTGCAAGACACAAATCAAGCTGTCAACAATCCACCGCTCGAGCTGTCGACGAGACCGCTCAAGCGCAAGCGGTCCGTGTATGTCGCTCAGTGATAAACTGCCCCAGCAGTCCATGTACGGCTGCCCTAAGGcctttctccagtgtgaactttcGCATGTCTTTTCAAATGTATTCTTTgcttaaactgtttaaaacaaatttcacacttgtaaggtttctccccagtgtgcactctcaaatggtTTTTTAAGTCAGTTGCTAAAGTAAaccgtttaaaacaaatttcacacttataaggcttttctccagtgtgcactctcaagtgTGTTTTCAAATTACATTCTAGACTGAACTGTTTAAAACAAagttcacacttgtaaggcttttctccagtgtgcactctcgaATGTTTTTTTAAGCCAGTTGctaaattaaactgtttaaaacaaatttcacacttataaggcttttctccagtgtgcactctcaagtgTGTTTTCAAATTACCTTCTAGACTGAACTGTTTAAAACAAagttcacacttgtaaggcttttctccagtgtgcactctcaagtgtgttttcaaattacctgctagactgaactgtttaaaacaaatttcacacttgtaaggcgttactccagtgtgcactctcaaatgagaTTTCAAATTATTTACtcgactaaactgcttaaaacaaatttcacacttgtaaggcatttctccagtgtgcactctcaaatgtaatTTCAAACCATTTGCTTgattaaactgcttaaaacaaatttcacatttaaaaggcttttctccagtgtgcattctCAAGTGTATTTTCAAATTACTTTTTGTTGCAagctgcttaaaacaaattttacacttcaACTTTTCTGTAGTGTGCGTTTTTAAATGTCGTTTCAAAGAACCTGCCtggttaaattgcttaaaacaaattttacatttacaattagaattttttgatgttgttttttCAGTGTTTGCACTTATTTGTTGTTCTGTAGAGCATGCAAGTTCAGTTTTCACGATTTCCATTCCATTCCgagaaaaacctaaaaaaaaataaaaagctttACAAATTTTTGTACGCAGAAACTACAGGGTAAAACACATAGTAATATAATTTAGTACGAATGAATATAATCTTATCTTATAGAAGCCTAATGCGACAAGTCGTACAGATTGTCCTGCACAATACCCAACGCTCCTTTCAGACACTAAGAATTTGAACGTGCGATCGCTAGAACGCACGATGACATTCCAAACTTTCACATTACACCGAACGTTCCGACCGCCGTGTAATGACAAAGGTAGCATAGGATAGGTCGAGTCACTATTGGAATGTCatcgtgcgttctaaccctcgcacgtttcAAAACAATTAGAATGAAACGAGCGGTTCGAATTTatatacgaatttatttatttatacaattttaCGGTACCGAATTCTATCTATAACTAACTTACTCCTAAAAATTAGCGTCCTTATTATATTGAATACAAAAATACCAGACACGTTCCGAACGTTCCAGAAAAAACGGAACCTGAATCCACCAAAAACGATATATATCGATTATTGATACGACcgtcgatgtataagttgtgaattccaccggaggacgtaaggttgacagttactatgggagCTCtcgttctcgaggtcggcagtggccaattggtgtcgacccgctctagttttccgacagctgtacgatcttcttttctgcttacaattacgacgaatatGGCCCACGTCGCCACAATTCCAACACCTAGGCTCAcgtctctttggcatctcgtTACGAactactctccgtatcatttcctccagaggTTCATCGTTGTGAAGGGTATGGCTTTGTGAAGTTTGACTGGCGTGTTCCAACGCAATAGCAAGTGATTCATCTAAGACCCGATTACTTGAGAAGGCTCGTCAAATTTATGAGCAACATTCTCGAATTTCTGgccgcttcttctagaagtttcatcgatcttttgataAACAGTTTCAACAATTtctttcgataagattgcttctTCCGCTGACTGGAAGTGCAACGTCTCTGGGTCGTCTCTGTTCTTCCTGatgacatcctcgagtcgtgcttgcaACACTTTCTTACACCCACTGACATCTAACTCGCGTTCTTCTAaatgttcacggagctgttttatggaAAGTTCTactagcaacatctttggtcgacacacacgtacttttcaaatgTCCTTTTAAAAGTCTCTTTAAATAGCGAATAATTAACCACtccgattattcccgacgaataaagttcaaaagtctttttaaGTCTTTTAACTCACTTATATTTATACCGCAATAAGTTTACCGCATTAATTTTACCGAAAACCGGACACTAACTGTAACAACTTACAATTAAAATGAAACTAGCGGTTCGAATTTatatacaaatttatttatttatacaattttaCAGTATCGAATTGTATCTACAACTAACTTACTCCTAAAAGTTCGCGTCCTTAtatattgaataaaaaaataccaGACACGTTCTGAACGTTCCAAAAAAAAACGGAACCGCCCATCCCTAGATATCCGTGGCCTTGGCCGCCGAACATTCACGAGAATTAATTTCCTCGCTGTTCGCTGCGTCATTCATCTGGATAGTTCGATAAACACGTGGCTGTCGAGACGGAACCTGTTATACACGAGTCGGTCAAAAGTATTCTTTTGTTACAGTATGTATCAACAAAGCATGCGTTGTTTACGAGTGAGTTTGACAGATCCGTCaaagtcaaactaaattttaatttattatgtAACAAAATATGAACATCATTTGATcgtgaatttaattattaataaaataaacaatatgtttaaaaatacaatttaactatAGTTTGAAAGGAATGTATTAACGACTAACGTTAAAAAGTTTATGTTTACATTTTTTATGTATAACGGACACACCTTTAACCGGATTAGGTCAATAGTAAATAAATGGGTTCTTCCATCTATAGAGCTCTTCACTCAGTCATTtctttcgagcttctgtcatattatgtcgtataatccgtgtatattaatattatacacagattatacaacatatgacagaagctcgaaacaaatgacaatcgatgaaaagccctattcgttccgtgcgtgaccatggtggaGGTACCCTGAAacgatgctagcgtgtgtagcggcgaaatatgacaatattGGAACTATCTTTGTAATGTCACTGTtggtataacaaattttatctGAAATGCTAAATAAATGTTGCGTATTTAATTGTGCTAATAATAGCCAAAATAGCAAGTATAGTTTTATAGATCTCCAATAATTACATATAAGTTAGAGAAAAGATTACTATTatataatacacttttttgagaGATAAGGTTGTTAAGTAGCCTCtaagaacataaaaatatacaagatGATTCATTAAcactaaagatcatggactatgctatACTTGCGTAAATCACCCTATATATTTAAACTTATGTCAATAAAGCgactatttaaatttaaaagttgacgtgcCCCAGTATTTTTTATGGTTTTCTAAAATatggacacaaacaattttattccataagtagtttccatactttataatttcaaaatttcaccttgtatcaTTCATAATACgccctacatgatatagttcgttgaaatcatCTTGTTAAGTAGCTTCTAAAAATATGAACTTATACAGGGTGGTCCGTTGAAAATAAAGCTTATGAACTCTGCTAAGCtcgcatgaatcaccctgtacatttaaatttatgtttaaaaagtgcacatttatacagggtgactaTAGtgtgattagtgtgataaagctcagtagatgcgctataataatagatagcaataaaagttaattagAAAAATTGTAGCCAGCTTTGagattcacattacaaaattagttagaatgttacatgGTGTTCGacaacatagtggcagaccaaacaacatgttttttttaaatggaacaccctatatttcattttatattcgaaatcttcctAACTTCACCatcataaaaatataaaggtttgttatgttatacagggtatttacacagttataaccaattttctacgaaaatcgtaacaagttcagttccctgtataaataaaaatattcacaaaagtaataatttattggtggcatatttttttgttgattgtcaatatatatttttaagaattattgatattgctaattttctttatatcgaatacagggtgagtcaaaacgcaagtagattattttctcagtatttttaaatggaacaccctatattttatgtcactatcgaaaagtaccaataccgtactttaatttttttacaatattccCTGTTttaatttgttagttttcgaaatttttttatttttcagagcaaattattaataacgtgtctaaatttttccagattgtaagtaagccatgactgaattgtctaaaactgacggTTCACCATAATTGTGTGTGTAATGTGTTATTAAATAGTTAAGATGAATTTTACTATTTAGAAATGGTAGATATGATTTGGAATTGTGGGAGTGCAATAAAAATGCGTTATTATCAGTAGGTAAGAATTTAACATGAAAGGTTCCCTGAAAGACGACAACTTACAACAGCATGCTTTGAAAAATTAAGTATTGTTTtttaaccgcactggttcagtTATGTATAAAAAACACTGGCGAACAAAAAGTACTGTATCAGAGGAAAACGAAATAACTGTGTTGCTGGCAGTTACTGAAAATCAAGTATATGAAATACTTCCAAAGCAAACGAACTAATTTACTACTCTGTGCAAAGAATTCTTGCAAAAAACAGAATGCACTCTTACCGCATTCAATTGTACCAAGAATTAATTCAATAAGATTCTGAAAAGagaatattattttgtgaatgggTGTTACCTAAAATCAATagggaacttacacatttttttattacatagtAATGTTcggttttgtataaaaatgagatttccaaaatttcacgattcaaaaactcataatagcTTAGAAGTACAATAAAGTCTTCGGTATCTTAAAATAGGTCAAACGGACCGTGACGTCACTCAGTTTAACTATATTGTTCCGTTTATGGTCataattaggtatattcttcttcttcttctttagtttattggcctccacctattttggtatacctcgtcgcgaaataaaggaaaaatatttatattctattaacatttatcgtatgtcattgtaataatatataccagtttgttgacattggagtttgatatagttattgaaggaaaggaaagaaggtttactacggaaaataaaaccattttgtaaaagtacagttttctatgaatagttcaaacgatcaaaacacttgtaacgtcaaataaatgtattttctactgacgtttataacgtctaatttaaaattctgtttactttgttggaaaaatgtaaatgtacaaaCGAGTGACGTCACGACGTGTTTtaggccacctgttttaatttgaatttttaatcgcctTTGGGTACCAAACGAAagacctacaaaaatgttttatctttgatacatgttttaaattatgttctgttgtgatttataacatttttttcgaatttaaaaaggctatagcgggataagatggtcaaaattgcaccaggctcgattcagttttgggttttgccattcgaaaatatataattgaaaactcactcagccaaattttcaagtccctaggtgctccggggggtccgctatggaaaaaaacgtgtttttttgaaaacatttttttacagaCACTGTATTactccaaaaaatctgaaaaaattaaagaatgcgtatcttaacaatacaaagctgcttgatttttttcagatttttagctttaaaattgagcgcagaaaaaatttttgaaattttcaaaaaatttttaggttatgttgtaaatttttcgccaactttaaaatatctttgttttgtgtattttcttCCATTCTTTGGAATGGCATCGGCCAtattatcattttcgacgtggaaactacctaaaaatcgaaaaaactgtttttttgcattttctgaagtttttcactcataaactcaacaacatacagctaaattaatcatcatttacatttttatatgtattgttacatttacaataaaAATCAGCTATTAGAACTTATTTTTTTCCTACAGCATGCTCAAAAACCCCTCACCCTCAACCCCCACCTgtttttactaaatagcctcagaaatcagtaaaaaaatataattcttttaacgtttaaaaaattaatattttgttgttctcgatagaatgtaatacaattaatacttaaataaattatttttttgttttgcacgATTGTTTGAATTTCATATAATAATATCGTACCATTAAGGGTACCCTGCTataggcttataaaaaaaatcaaaaaattaatttttttaacgttttaacgtttaaaaaataaaaattttgtagtATTCAATAGAAAATGTTGCCCCTTTATAAAAATGCTTGTTGCGATTGTGATTTTAAAAGCGCGCTAAGGTCAAGAAAAGCTCGGCACTTTGGTGCCGTACGCAAGGAAGCGCTTCTAGTCAcgtttttggagaaaactcaggATAAACCAGTCCTCAAGTACCCGCCGTCGAAGCcactaactacttacgtaataaaaatatttttaaaataataaaataagaaaatctacggtttcgttttgattaaaaaataacaggaTCCCCAGGAGCTAGGTGTTTTGGAAAtaaacgtgtttttttgaaaaaaaaatatttttagacgctgtattgctgcaaaaaatctgaaaaaattaatgaaggcgtatcttaacaatacaaagcagcctgatttttttttcagatttttagcttcaaaattgagcacaggaaatttttttgaaattttcaaaaaaattgtaggctatgttggaaatttttcgccaacttattatcattattattatcattttattattaatttaactttttatcattatcattatcattttcgacgtggaaaatacataaaaatcgaaaaaactgttttttttttctgaaggTTTTGACTCATAACCTCAACAACATAAAGCTAAATTAATCATAATTTAcctttttgtatgtatttttatctTTACCATCAAAATCAgctaataaaacttttttttttaataaatagcctcaaaaatcagtcaaaaaataattttttcaacgtttaaaaaattaaaattttgttgttatcgatagaat encodes:
- the LOC126887672 gene encoding zinc finger protein 271-like isoform X1, whose amino-acid sequence is MEFKVEIKEELVEYNQKDLESQLSTSIDLENFKNELELEDNSEMGPKAEIKKEFAAECSQEYRENQLCTSQDLEDLVNKADEDNSGFSRNGMEIVKTELACSTEQQISANTEKTTSKNSNCKCKICFKQFNQAGSLKRHLKTHTTEKLKCKICFKQLATKSNLKIHLRMHTGEKPFKCEICFKQFNQANGLKLHLRVHTGEMPYKCEICFKQFSRVNNLKSHLRVHTGVTPYKCEICFKQFSLAGNLKTHLRVHTGEKPYKCELCFKQFSLEGNLKTHLRVHTGEKPYKCEICFKQFNLATGLKKHSRVHTGEKPYKCELCFKQFSLECNLKTHLRVHTGEKPYKCEICFKRFTLATDLKNHLRVHTGEKPYKCEICFKQFKQRIHLKRHAKVHTGERP